Proteins from a genomic interval of Symmachiella macrocystis:
- the dapF gene encoding diaminopimelate epimerase yields MRFTKMHGAGNDYVYVNCFDEQPPADITATAIAMSDRHKGIGADGLILICPSEQADARMRMFNADGSESEMCGNGIRCVAKYVYDHGICSQENLKIETGNGVLDLQLEVSGSIAHRVRVNMGRPILKSSDIPTSLAGDPPVNVPLHVAGRDLMVTCVSMGNPHCITFIDELSDEWVYGVGPEIENHPAFPNRVNAEFIQVVSPTEINMRVWERGSGETQACGTGACASLVAGVLAGLTERRVLCHLLGGDLELEWSETDEVFMTGEAVEVFHGKWPVG; encoded by the coding sequence ATGCGATTTACAAAGATGCACGGGGCGGGAAATGACTACGTCTACGTGAATTGTTTTGACGAGCAGCCGCCGGCAGATATTACCGCTACGGCGATCGCCATGAGTGATCGGCACAAGGGAATCGGCGCCGATGGTCTGATCCTGATTTGCCCGTCGGAACAAGCCGATGCTCGTATGCGGATGTTCAATGCCGATGGCAGCGAATCGGAAATGTGCGGCAACGGCATCCGCTGTGTCGCCAAGTACGTCTATGACCACGGCATTTGTAGCCAAGAAAATCTGAAGATCGAAACCGGCAACGGGGTCTTGGATTTGCAATTAGAAGTCAGCGGTAGCATCGCACATCGCGTCCGCGTGAATATGGGACGTCCAATTCTCAAAAGCAGCGACATCCCCACCTCGCTCGCCGGTGATCCGCCGGTGAACGTTCCGTTGCACGTCGCCGGTCGCGATTTGATGGTCACCTGTGTGTCGATGGGCAATCCGCACTGTATTACATTCATCGATGAATTGAGCGACGAATGGGTGTACGGCGTTGGGCCCGAAATCGAGAATCACCCAGCGTTCCCCAATCGCGTGAACGCCGAATTTATCCAGGTTGTTTCGCCAACTGAAATCAACATGCGCGTCTGGGAACGCGGGTCAGGAGAAACCCAAGCCTGCGGCACCGGAGCATGCGCATCATTGGTGGCGGGCGTTTTAGCCGGACTCACCGAGCGGCGCGTGCTGTGCCATCTGCTGGGTGGCGATTTAGAACTGGAATGGTCCGAGACCGACGAGGTCTTCATGACGGGCGAAGCGGTTGAGGTGTTTCACGGTAAATGGCCTGTGGGGTGA
- a CDS encoding Imm1 family immunity protein yields the protein MSAPDDKFREVWVEAPEGQSLCALINGDVGWLMYLRESGDAGFSSRNPDYDGDPKATVEYCLSNGQRDEYPRLWALPVSTVERAVEFFRAKHAPPPFITWHNDSGDGTNIPPMD from the coding sequence ATGAGCGCCCCCGATGATAAGTTTCGCGAAGTCTGGGTTGAGGCACCAGAGGGCCAGTCTCTATGCGCCTTGATCAATGGCGATGTGGGTTGGCTGATGTATCTGCGCGAGAGTGGCGACGCGGGGTTCAGCTCACGGAATCCCGACTATGACGGGGATCCCAAGGCGACGGTTGAGTATTGTCTCTCCAATGGACAGCGCGATGAATATCCACGATTGTGGGCATTGCCAGTTTCAACTGTCGAGCGAGCGGTGGAGTTCTTTCGCGCAAAGCATGCGCCGCCACCATTCATCACTTGGCACAATGACTCAGGGGACGGAACGAATATCCCACCAATGGACTAA
- a CDS encoding tetratricopeptide repeat protein, with amino-acid sequence MKKFACISILVVALACCGWTAGEWFSTAIGQEAVAERSAPAGPTDQPQLFEGMGPHRRAITTNSPEAQKYFNQALTWMYSFNHDEAIRSFRRAAELDDQCAMAWWGIAFCEGPNYNDEIMTEERSAAAWDALQQAQTRIENTTPVERALIEALGHRYAKPWPEDRTGLEQAYADAMAKVWETYSDDADVGTLYAEALMVQKPWQLYALDQTPAEGTDKIIATLERVMEIEPEHPGANHYYIHAVEPSKNPYRALPSAKRLSDLVPASGHMLHMPSHIHVKTGFWDEAIVQNQKALRSDTKYRARSANHAMQHTYMVHNAHMLAFTSMMTGREKQALAAARATWDNTPPEVLEVVGPIIDLWMCSVYDVQKRFGRWDAILAEEQPPEYLPITTAIWRAHRAVAYAAKKDFPAAVREQAEFRKAKAAIPAEHMAFGDPAHTILEVSEFFIAAEIALQQGDWKTSAELLEQAAVIEDRLNYGEPPQWLQPVRHTLGAVYLSDKRYADAERVYREDLAKWPRNGWSLYGLSRALELQGKTEEADGYRQLYRGVWAQADEPLGTSCKCIPKL; translated from the coding sequence ATGAAGAAATTTGCTTGCATTTCAATATTGGTGGTGGCACTGGCATGCTGCGGTTGGACTGCCGGGGAATGGTTCTCTACTGCCATCGGGCAGGAGGCAGTCGCCGAACGATCGGCTCCCGCCGGGCCAACCGATCAACCGCAACTCTTCGAAGGGATGGGGCCGCATCGCCGCGCGATCACGACTAATTCGCCCGAAGCCCAAAAGTATTTCAACCAAGCACTCACGTGGATGTATTCGTTCAACCACGACGAGGCCATCCGCTCGTTTCGGCGTGCAGCGGAATTGGATGACCAGTGCGCGATGGCTTGGTGGGGCATCGCTTTTTGCGAAGGCCCAAACTACAACGACGAAATCATGACCGAAGAGCGCTCCGCCGCCGCTTGGGATGCACTGCAACAGGCACAGACCCGCATCGAAAACACGACGCCCGTCGAACGCGCGCTCATCGAGGCGCTCGGTCACCGCTACGCCAAGCCATGGCCGGAGGACCGAACCGGGCTGGAACAGGCTTATGCCGATGCGATGGCAAAAGTCTGGGAAACGTATTCCGACGATGCCGATGTCGGCACGCTTTACGCAGAAGCATTGATGGTCCAAAAACCGTGGCAGTTATACGCACTCGATCAAACGCCGGCCGAGGGCACCGACAAGATCATCGCCACGCTCGAACGAGTGATGGAAATAGAACCCGAGCATCCCGGCGCCAATCACTACTACATTCATGCTGTGGAACCAAGCAAAAATCCTTACCGCGCGCTCCCCTCAGCCAAACGACTCAGCGATCTGGTCCCCGCCAGCGGACACATGTTGCACATGCCGTCGCACATTCATGTGAAAACCGGATTTTGGGACGAAGCCATCGTGCAAAATCAAAAGGCGCTGCGTTCCGACACCAAATACCGTGCGCGCTCCGCAAACCATGCGATGCAACATACCTACATGGTACACAACGCTCACATGCTGGCATTCACCTCGATGATGACCGGCCGCGAAAAACAGGCGTTGGCCGCGGCCCGGGCGACGTGGGACAACACTCCCCCGGAAGTGCTCGAAGTCGTCGGACCAATCATCGATTTGTGGATGTGTTCGGTCTATGACGTGCAAAAACGATTCGGCCGCTGGGATGCGATTCTGGCCGAAGAGCAACCGCCGGAGTACCTTCCTATCACCACAGCCATCTGGCGGGCGCATCGTGCGGTCGCTTATGCAGCCAAGAAAGATTTCCCCGCTGCTGTCCGCGAACAGGCCGAATTCCGCAAAGCTAAAGCGGCAATTCCCGCAGAGCATATGGCATTCGGCGATCCGGCGCACACGATTCTAGAAGTCAGTGAATTTTTCATTGCCGCCGAAATCGCGCTGCAACAAGGGGACTGGAAAACCTCGGCCGAACTTCTCGAACAAGCGGCGGTGATCGAGGATCGTTTGAATTACGGCGAACCACCCCAATGGCTGCAGCCGGTTCGCCACACGCTCGGAGCGGTCTACCTGTCTGACAAACGATATGCCGATGCCGAACGCGTCTACCGCGAAGACCTAGCCAAATGGCCCCGCAACGGCTGGTCGCTCTACGGCCTCAGCCGCGCACTTGAGTTGCAAGGCAAAACCGAAGAAGCCGACGGCTACCGGCAACTCTATCGCGGCGTCTGGGCCCAAGCCGACGAACCACTGGGAACCAGCTGCAAATGTATCCCCAAGCTCTGA
- a CDS encoding DUF1501 domain-containing protein: MLRLTTDEQGLLPSTSRRELLRIGGLGGLMWPFVGAAPLQAESTQQVPGFGRAKSVIVVYANGGQSQLETWDPKPAAPAAIRGEFAAIPTAVPGTLVSEYFPRLAKLSDRYAIIRSMSHDDLDHGSATYLALTGRFHTRKSSNPLPASTDAPTHGSILARVRPTSQFPYSAVHINGPAFVPLIAGPGQSGGLLGRDYDPLLLGDVHEKAVGLPGLSQQPNLPTVRLDARKTLLESIDGFTKQLDRGQPIGDVGGLYEQAYRMLASPNCRDAFDLTQESDALRDRYGRNRAGQACLLARRLVEAEVPWVTVFFNQNARGQDDAPNDTDLYGWDTHNDIFVAMKNYLMPRFDLGFSALLEDLENRGLLDTTLVVCMGEFGRAPRIAFEKSFAGQTPGRKHWGAVYSIVMAGAGIQPGMVYGASDKIAAFPTVEKTGPADVTATMFAALGIDPAAHYTDGFGRPFAISEGQPLAGLY; the protein is encoded by the coding sequence GTGCTGCGCTTGACCACCGACGAGCAGGGATTGTTGCCCTCGACGAGCCGCCGCGAATTGTTGCGGATTGGCGGACTCGGCGGGCTGATGTGGCCGTTTGTCGGCGCCGCGCCGCTTCAGGCGGAGTCGACACAACAAGTCCCCGGTTTTGGGCGGGCTAAGTCGGTGATTGTGGTCTATGCCAACGGCGGACAAAGCCAACTGGAAACCTGGGATCCCAAACCGGCAGCCCCCGCTGCTATTCGCGGCGAATTCGCCGCCATCCCCACAGCTGTTCCCGGAACATTGGTTTCCGAATATTTTCCGCGACTGGCCAAGTTGTCCGACCGGTATGCGATCATCCGTAGCATGTCGCACGATGATCTCGACCATGGCTCCGCAACTTACTTGGCGCTGACGGGCCGATTTCATACGCGCAAATCCTCCAACCCTCTCCCCGCATCCACCGACGCGCCCACGCACGGATCGATACTGGCGCGGGTACGGCCCACGTCTCAGTTTCCGTACTCCGCTGTGCACATCAACGGTCCCGCGTTTGTCCCCTTAATCGCCGGTCCGGGACAATCCGGGGGCTTACTGGGGCGAGATTACGATCCGCTCCTGTTAGGCGACGTACACGAGAAAGCGGTCGGCTTGCCCGGACTTTCGCAGCAACCGAACTTGCCCACGGTACGCCTCGATGCACGGAAGACCTTGCTGGAGAGCATCGACGGTTTTACCAAACAACTCGATCGCGGCCAGCCCATCGGAGATGTGGGCGGTTTGTACGAACAGGCGTATCGCATGCTCGCCTCGCCGAACTGCCGCGACGCGTTTGACCTCACGCAAGAATCCGACGCATTGCGTGATCGCTACGGCCGCAATCGTGCGGGACAAGCCTGCTTGCTCGCCCGCCGTTTGGTCGAGGCCGAGGTGCCTTGGGTCACAGTCTTTTTTAATCAGAATGCGCGGGGGCAAGACGACGCGCCCAACGATACCGACCTCTACGGTTGGGATACGCACAACGACATTTTCGTGGCGATGAAAAACTACCTGATGCCGCGCTTCGATTTAGGGTTCTCGGCATTGCTCGAGGACTTGGAAAACCGCGGCCTGTTGGACACCACATTAGTGGTCTGCATGGGAGAATTCGGCCGCGCGCCGCGCATTGCTTTCGAAAAAAGTTTTGCGGGACAGACGCCGGGGCGGAAACATTGGGGAGCGGTCTATTCCATCGTCATGGCTGGAGCGGGTATTCAACCGGGAATGGTTTACGGAGCATCCGACAAAATTGCGGCGTTCCCCACGGTTGAAAAAACCGGTCCCGCGGATGTTACGGCGACAATGTTCGCCGCACTGGGCATCGACCCGGCAGCACACTACACCGATGGTTTCGGCCGCCCCTTCGCAATCAGCGAAGGCCAACCGCTGGCTGGGCTATATTGA
- a CDS encoding bifunctional aminoglycoside phosphotransferase/ATP-binding protein has translation MYDPAHLIEDLQQVSAYDHAADSVELIETHISWVLLAGEFAYKIKKPVDFGFVDFSTLEKRLNCCREEMRLNGRLAPQIYLEIVPAILDETSKPRLFGTGPAIEYAVKMKQFSQDALFDKMLQCGELLPRHIDALAVEVAEFHRTTDVATADEEYGGPQAVWQPVAENFRHIPASSVYPQRTEQVELLHKAAEREFHSRGAVFRRRKSTGMIRECHGDLHLGNMIVLDDNVVLFDCIEFNAGLRWIDVMSEIAFTVMDLEDRGRRDLAYRFLNAYLEQTGDYAGLEVLRYYLLYRATVRAKVAGLRLAQEPDAKARTADDQLCQSYLDLAEQYLQKPPPRIVLTRGMSGSGKSTVSQELLQILLAVRLRSDVERKRSFPDEMAVDERYSDAATAATYRQMCDGVRAAINGGFTAIADATFLSRQRRDEFRDLANELGAVLVILDVTAPDDVLRQRVAARAAAGQDVSEAGLSILERQLNQRETLGVDEAAQVIEVDTNSSVDFQELAERIHQL, from the coding sequence ATGTACGACCCAGCCCATTTGATCGAAGACCTGCAACAGGTGTCAGCGTACGACCATGCAGCCGATTCGGTGGAGCTCATCGAAACGCATATCTCCTGGGTCCTGCTGGCGGGCGAGTTCGCCTACAAGATTAAAAAGCCGGTCGATTTTGGGTTTGTCGACTTTTCTACACTGGAAAAGCGCCTCAATTGTTGCCGCGAGGAGATGCGACTCAATGGACGATTGGCGCCGCAAATCTATCTAGAAATCGTGCCGGCCATCTTGGACGAAACCTCCAAGCCGCGGCTATTCGGGACCGGTCCGGCCATCGAATACGCCGTCAAAATGAAACAGTTTTCGCAAGACGCGCTGTTTGACAAGATGCTCCAGTGCGGAGAATTGCTGCCAAGGCATATCGACGCGCTGGCGGTCGAGGTGGCCGAGTTTCATCGCACGACGGATGTCGCAACCGCGGATGAGGAATACGGTGGACCGCAAGCAGTGTGGCAACCGGTCGCTGAGAATTTTCGCCACATCCCAGCATCGTCCGTATATCCACAGCGGACTGAACAAGTCGAGTTGTTGCACAAAGCAGCCGAGCGCGAATTTCATAGTCGCGGCGCGGTGTTTCGACGGCGCAAATCCACCGGCATGATTCGTGAATGCCACGGAGACCTACATCTGGGCAACATGATTGTGCTGGATGATAACGTTGTGCTCTTCGATTGCATCGAGTTCAACGCCGGATTGCGGTGGATCGATGTGATGAGCGAGATCGCTTTTACGGTCATGGATCTTGAGGACCGTGGTCGCCGGGATCTCGCCTATCGTTTCCTCAATGCCTACCTGGAACAGACCGGTGATTATGCGGGACTTGAGGTCCTGCGGTATTACCTACTCTATCGGGCCACGGTCCGCGCCAAGGTGGCCGGCCTCCGCTTGGCGCAGGAACCAGATGCCAAAGCACGGACGGCCGATGACCAGTTGTGTCAAAGTTATCTCGACTTAGCCGAGCAGTATTTGCAAAAGCCGCCGCCACGGATCGTGCTCACGCGCGGCATGTCAGGTTCGGGTAAAAGCACGGTGTCCCAGGAATTATTGCAGATTCTCCTGGCAGTGCGGTTACGCTCCGATGTGGAACGCAAACGAAGCTTCCCCGACGAGATGGCGGTCGATGAACGGTATTCCGACGCAGCAACCGCCGCGACGTATCGACAGATGTGTGACGGGGTGCGCGCAGCCATCAACGGGGGATTCACAGCGATCGCTGATGCGACATTTTTAAGTCGCCAGCGGCGCGATGAATTTCGCGACCTTGCCAACGAATTAGGTGCGGTGCTGGTGATCTTGGATGTCACCGCCCCAGATGATGTCTTGCGACAGCGAGTCGCAGCGCGGGCAGCGGCGGGACAAGACGTCTCCGAAGCCGGACTGTCTATTCTAGAGCGACAACTGAATCAGCGCGAGACGCTAGGTGTTGATGAAGCGGCTCAAGTCATCGAAGTCGACACGAACAGTTCTGTGGATTTCCAAGAATTAGCGGAACGGATCCACCAATTGTAA
- a CDS encoding septation protein SpoVG family protein: MEITEVRIKLMDDPQERLQAFCSITFDSCFVIRDLKIIEGAKGSFVAMPSRKLTDHCPQCNTKNHLRALFCNQCGAKLQEDRACKDDDGRAKLYADIAHPINSRCREMIQTCVLEAFSEEMVRANQPDYICRYDDYGEDAFAALADDAEVTPPQRAQPQPETPAPSESAVESAETSRVRRIESGTQLPGSPHQTPATSPSTAKASMTQSASSNQNETFGDGIL; the protein is encoded by the coding sequence GTGGAAATTACCGAAGTGCGGATTAAGTTGATGGACGATCCGCAAGAGCGACTGCAGGCCTTTTGTTCAATCACATTCGACTCTTGTTTTGTCATTCGTGACTTGAAAATCATCGAAGGCGCGAAAGGTTCATTCGTGGCGATGCCCAGCCGCAAATTGACCGATCACTGTCCCCAATGTAACACCAAGAACCATTTGCGAGCACTGTTCTGTAACCAGTGCGGCGCCAAATTGCAGGAAGACCGCGCCTGCAAGGACGACGACGGCCGTGCCAAACTGTACGCCGACATCGCCCACCCCATCAATTCCCGTTGCCGGGAAATGATTCAAACCTGCGTGCTAGAGGCGTTCAGCGAAGAAATGGTGCGGGCCAATCAACCGGACTATATCTGCCGTTACGACGACTACGGCGAGGATGCTTTTGCCGCTTTGGCCGACGACGCCGAAGTCACGCCTCCTCAACGGGCTCAACCCCAACCAGAAACGCCGGCACCATCGGAATCAGCAGTTGAGTCGGCTGAAACGAGTCGGGTACGTCGCATCGAGTCGGGGACACAGCTGCCCGGTTCACCGCATCAAACCCCCGCCACCTCGCCCAGCACGGCGAAGGCATCCATGACTCAATCGGCTTCAAGTAATCAAAACGAAACCTTTGGCGACGGCATCCTCTAA
- the ispE gene encoding 4-(cytidine 5'-diphospho)-2-C-methyl-D-erythritol kinase, whose protein sequence is MLCHLGNNSLTVHAPAKVNLFLKVLGRRADGFHELETLMVPIGLYDTLHLEPAPFEHIEFSVWGHGASRGGKSVVDQQSEIPEGRTNLVVRAAETLREATGTSAGARIVLHKRIPAAAGLAGGSSDAAAALLGLNQIWRLGLSQAQLHDLAARLGSDVPFFLSSRAAICRGRGEIVEPFRWSTRLYFVIVRPHTGLSTAEVFKHCRPTGSKWSADDLAMTLAKGDLGLAGRQLHNCLLEPAATLNQDVDQLRRTFARLPVLGHMMSGSGTSYFGICTQRKHARTVAARLHATRIGSVFTVESRP, encoded by the coding sequence ATGCTTTGCCATCTGGGCAACAATTCACTAACGGTGCATGCACCGGCCAAGGTGAATTTGTTTTTGAAGGTCTTGGGACGTCGAGCGGACGGATTTCACGAACTCGAAACATTGATGGTTCCTATTGGGTTGTATGACACACTCCACTTGGAACCAGCACCCTTTGAACATATAGAGTTTTCGGTTTGGGGTCACGGGGCTTCCCGTGGCGGCAAATCAGTTGTTGATCAACAGAGTGAAATACCGGAGGGACGCACGAATCTCGTGGTTCGCGCAGCGGAGACGCTTCGTGAAGCGACAGGGACTTCGGCGGGAGCTCGCATCGTCTTGCACAAGCGGATTCCAGCCGCCGCCGGCTTGGCGGGAGGATCGTCCGATGCCGCAGCCGCATTATTAGGCCTCAATCAGATCTGGCGTTTGGGTTTGTCCCAGGCTCAGTTGCATGATCTGGCCGCGCGGCTTGGTAGCGACGTCCCCTTTTTCCTGTCATCGCGGGCTGCCATCTGTCGTGGGCGAGGTGAAATCGTCGAACCATTCCGCTGGTCGACGCGTTTGTACTTCGTCATCGTCAGGCCGCACACGGGATTATCGACTGCTGAAGTATTTAAGCATTGCCGGCCGACGGGATCAAAGTGGTCGGCTGACGACTTGGCAATGACGTTGGCGAAGGGAGATTTAGGACTTGCGGGGCGACAACTGCACAATTGCTTGTTGGAGCCTGCAGCGACGTTGAACCAAGACGTCGATCAGTTGAGGAGGACATTTGCCAGGCTGCCGGTCCTAGGACACATGATGTCAGGCAGCGGGACGAGCTATTTTGGAATTTGTACCCAGAGGAAGCACGCCAGGACGGTGGCGGCTCGTCTCCATGCGACGCGTATCGGAAGCGTGTTCACCGTCGAAAGCCGGCCCTAG
- a CDS encoding FAD-dependent oxidoreductase: MAVSPSPTLTDSSGSTDSTCQCCIVGGGPAGVVLSFLLARRGVAVTLLEAHQDFDRDFRGDTLHPSTMELMDQLGLADALLELPHSKLRTVSMQTPSETITFADFNGLKSRFPFIVLMPQSDFLKFLADEAAKYPNFTLIMGANVQELIQEDGVCVGVKYRTSESSEECRAPVTVACDGRFSKLRKLAGLTPVKAAPPMDVLWFRMPRNPDDGVDLTFRINNGHMLVMLERGDHWQLGYLIIKGSFHDVREQGLEKFRESMAALAPELVDRLETLSDWKQITPLNVEASRLPQWSKPGLLLIGDAAHVMSPVGGVGINYAVQDAIETANVLSEPLLKGNVTTADLDLVRKHREFATKVIQRFQEVIQKRIVLAGLDDSQTFRPPWFLKLPIIRNMPVRLIAFGVNRSRLKE, from the coding sequence ATGGCGGTCTCCCCTTCCCCCACTCTTACGGACTCCTCCGGTTCCACCGACTCCACGTGCCAATGCTGTATCGTCGGCGGGGGACCGGCGGGCGTGGTGTTGTCGTTCTTGTTAGCGCGACGTGGTGTCGCCGTCACGTTGCTCGAAGCCCATCAAGATTTCGACCGCGACTTTCGTGGCGACACATTGCATCCCTCGACGATGGAATTGATGGACCAATTAGGACTAGCTGATGCATTGCTGGAATTGCCGCACAGCAAGTTGAGAACGGTCAGCATGCAGACACCGTCGGAAACCATCACCTTTGCCGACTTCAATGGCTTAAAGTCGCGCTTCCCTTTTATTGTGCTCATGCCGCAAAGCGATTTTCTGAAGTTCTTGGCCGACGAAGCAGCGAAGTATCCAAACTTTACGCTCATCATGGGGGCGAACGTTCAAGAACTGATTCAAGAAGACGGCGTCTGCGTGGGGGTCAAGTATCGCACCTCCGAGAGTTCCGAAGAATGTCGCGCCCCGGTGACGGTTGCGTGTGACGGCCGTTTTTCCAAACTCCGTAAACTGGCCGGGCTGACACCGGTCAAAGCAGCGCCGCCGATGGACGTCCTTTGGTTCCGCATGCCCCGCAATCCGGACGACGGTGTGGACCTCACGTTTCGCATCAACAACGGACACATGCTGGTCATGCTCGAGCGGGGCGACCATTGGCAATTGGGTTATCTGATCATCAAAGGTTCCTTCCATGATGTCCGCGAACAGGGACTGGAAAAGTTTCGCGAATCGATGGCCGCACTCGCCCCCGAGTTGGTCGACCGCCTAGAGACCCTCTCCGATTGGAAACAGATTACGCCACTGAATGTCGAAGCCAGCCGCTTGCCGCAATGGTCTAAACCGGGGCTGCTGCTGATTGGCGATGCGGCACATGTGATGTCCCCCGTCGGCGGCGTGGGGATCAACTATGCCGTTCAAGATGCGATCGAAACGGCCAACGTACTCTCCGAGCCGCTGCTCAAAGGCAACGTGACCACCGCGGACTTGGACTTGGTGCGAAAGCATCGCGAATTTGCCACGAAGGTCATCCAGCGATTCCAGGAGGTCATCCAAAAGCGGATCGTCCTAGCCGGTTTGGACGACTCACAAACCTTCCGCCCGCCCTGGTTTTTGAAACTCCCCATCATCCGCAACATGCCCGTCCGCCTGATCGCTTTTGGCGTCAATCGCTCCCGATTGAAGGAATGA
- a CDS encoding Gfo/Idh/MocA family protein, which produces MSQDTTRRDFIQTTTALGAAWWVSGGPKAFAKEPSPLERVRYACIGVGGKGRSDSADAGQHGDVVAICDIDENNLNKASKKFKKAEKFVDYREMLDTMGDKIDAVTVSTPDHSHAPASAMAMKMGKACFTQKPLTHSVYEARRLAEIAKESGVPTMMGNQGTAKSGLRKAAAIIKEGGLGTIKEVHIFTNRPVWKQGGERPPTEAVPKEVHWDLWLGPAPERPYAKGYHPFAWRGWWDFGTGALGDMACHTVNMPFMGLDLRNPTSIVAESSGHNRDSYPQQSKIVFQFPANEARPALPLIWYDGGYKPDVALLLGEDFKHDSGSIIVGENGTLYSYGDYGDNWMLLPTGEVSEPNVEFEESPGHFTEYHQAITGQRKEATSNFVNYAGPLTETILLGNLAVWADGKKIEWDSKNLKATNAPEVAGIIKNDYRDGYTL; this is translated from the coding sequence ATGAGTCAAGATACGACACGCCGTGATTTCATTCAAACGACGACAGCACTGGGTGCCGCATGGTGGGTCAGTGGTGGCCCGAAAGCATTCGCCAAAGAACCTTCGCCACTGGAACGCGTACGCTACGCCTGCATTGGTGTGGGCGGCAAGGGGCGTAGCGACTCTGCTGATGCCGGTCAGCACGGTGACGTAGTTGCGATCTGCGACATCGACGAAAACAACCTCAACAAAGCCTCGAAAAAATTCAAAAAGGCTGAGAAGTTCGTCGACTACCGCGAAATGCTCGACACGATGGGCGACAAGATCGATGCGGTCACGGTCAGCACGCCGGACCACTCCCACGCGCCGGCCAGCGCCATGGCGATGAAAATGGGCAAAGCCTGTTTCACGCAAAAACCACTGACGCATAGCGTCTACGAAGCTCGTCGCTTGGCCGAAATTGCCAAGGAATCCGGCGTTCCCACAATGATGGGCAACCAAGGAACGGCCAAATCCGGTCTGCGGAAAGCAGCCGCGATTATTAAAGAAGGTGGACTGGGCACGATCAAAGAAGTGCACATCTTCACCAACCGGCCTGTCTGGAAACAAGGGGGCGAACGACCGCCCACGGAAGCTGTGCCGAAGGAAGTGCATTGGGATCTTTGGCTCGGACCGGCACCGGAACGTCCCTATGCCAAAGGGTACCATCCGTTCGCTTGGCGGGGTTGGTGGGATTTCGGAACCGGTGCGTTGGGCGATATGGCTTGCCACACGGTCAACATGCCCTTCATGGGCTTGGACCTGCGGAATCCGACCTCCATCGTTGCGGAATCGTCCGGTCACAACCGCGACAGCTACCCGCAACAATCAAAAATCGTGTTCCAATTCCCGGCCAATGAAGCCCGTCCGGCGCTGCCCTTGATCTGGTACGACGGTGGCTACAAGCCCGACGTTGCCTTGCTATTGGGCGAAGACTTCAAGCATGACAGCGGTTCCATTATTGTCGGTGAAAACGGCACGCTGTATTCCTACGGCGATTACGGCGACAACTGGATGTTGCTGCCGACCGGCGAAGTCAGCGAACCGAATGTCGAGTTCGAAGAATCGCCCGGTCACTTCACCGAATACCATCAGGCGATCACCGGCCAGCGCAAGGAAGCCACGTCGAACTTCGTCAATTACGCCGGACCGTTGACCGAGACGATTTTGCTCGGCAACTTGGCGGTTTGGGCCGATGGCAAGAAAATCGAATGGGATTCCAAAAACCTCAAAGCAACCAATGCTCCTGAAGTTGCCGGAATCATCAAGAACGATTACCGGGACGGCTACACGCTGTAA